One window of the Selenomonadales bacterium genome contains the following:
- a CDS encoding flagellar FliJ family protein: MIFLSKYPLEQLLDLQQQKERMRQLELALAERERQRQEESLAAMEMKLAEELAAYTHPELMEHRARFTIATQRKISSKRENLHAQAEVCHQARALLLKTRVDTRKFETHKESHQAGVRLRERRLEQAVADEVAGQQFLRRQEVHANED; encoded by the coding sequence GTGATTTTTCTGTCTAAATACCCTTTAGAACAACTGCTAGACTTACAGCAGCAAAAGGAACGCATGCGTCAACTAGAACTCGCCCTTGCAGAGCGCGAACGACAAAGGCAGGAAGAATCACTGGCCGCGATGGAGATGAAGCTTGCGGAAGAATTAGCGGCATACACACATCCCGAGCTTATGGAACACCGCGCGCGCTTTACTATTGCCACGCAACGAAAGATAAGCAGCAAGCGAGAGAACTTGCACGCACAGGCGGAAGTGTGTCATCAGGCGCGAGCCCTGCTCCTTAAGACCCGGGTCGACACCAGGAAGTTTGAGACACATAAAGAATCGCACCAGGCGGGAGTGAGATTGCGTGAGCGCCGTCTCGAACAGGCTGTAGCCGACGAGGTTGCAGGCCAGCAATTTTTGCGGCGACAGGAGGTGCACGCCAATGAAGATTGA
- the fliI gene encoding flagellar protein export ATPase FliI, with the protein MAAYSFDFCRARARLSSQPQWSTYGRVTEVIGLTVEARGCRASIGELCHIGNGNSSVLSEVVGFSGDKLYLFPFQPLHGISPGCEVAPLRRRLAVKTGEFLLGSVLDGLGRPLAGEEQGREFTEYLLDQAPPNPLHRQRILAVMETGIRALDLFLTVGCGQRLGIFAGSGVGKSTLLGMLARGSTADCNVIALVGERGREVRDFLERDLGEEGLARSVVVVATSDQPALLRIKAALTATAIAEYFRDQGLQVMLMMDSVTRFAMAQRELGLAIGEPPTTRGYPPSVFAMLPKLLERAGTASRGSITGLYTVLVEGDDLNEPIADAVRGILDGHVVLTRRLAERNHYPSIDVLQSVSRLANDLSRPDHLSLVAKARNLLAVYRQNEDLINIGAYVKGSSPVIDEAIDTVPLIMRVLAQEIDERTSLDDALRALGQVVKR; encoded by the coding sequence GTGGCGGCTTATAGTTTCGATTTTTGCCGAGCTCGCGCCCGTCTTTCTAGTCAGCCGCAGTGGTCTACATACGGACGCGTAACCGAAGTTATCGGGTTGACAGTAGAAGCTCGGGGGTGTCGAGCGTCAATCGGCGAGTTGTGTCATATAGGTAACGGCAACAGCTCTGTCTTATCAGAGGTGGTAGGGTTTAGCGGCGACAAGCTGTACCTCTTCCCTTTTCAACCGCTACACGGTATCTCTCCCGGCTGTGAAGTAGCACCACTTAGGCGGCGATTAGCGGTAAAGACAGGCGAGTTTTTGCTGGGAAGCGTGCTCGATGGGCTGGGGAGACCTCTAGCGGGTGAGGAACAGGGGCGCGAGTTCACGGAGTACCTGCTTGATCAAGCTCCGCCTAACCCTCTGCATAGGCAACGCATTCTCGCCGTCATGGAGACGGGCATACGCGCGTTAGACCTTTTTCTGACCGTCGGCTGCGGGCAACGCTTAGGGATTTTTGCCGGCAGCGGTGTTGGCAAGAGCACGTTGCTTGGGATGTTGGCTCGGGGCAGTACTGCCGACTGCAATGTCATTGCGCTAGTGGGGGAGCGGGGGCGCGAAGTGCGAGATTTCTTGGAGCGAGATCTCGGTGAAGAAGGCCTAGCGCGTTCGGTGGTCGTCGTGGCGACGTCTGATCAGCCCGCATTGCTGCGCATCAAGGCCGCGCTAACAGCCACCGCCATAGCCGAGTATTTCCGCGACCAAGGGCTACAGGTCATGTTGATGATGGATTCGGTGACACGTTTTGCCATGGCGCAGCGCGAGCTAGGTCTTGCCATTGGCGAGCCCCCGACGACACGCGGCTATCCTCCTTCTGTCTTCGCTATGCTACCGAAACTGCTCGAGCGCGCGGGCACAGCATCGCGGGGCAGCATTACCGGGCTATACACCGTACTGGTAGAAGGCGACGACTTAAACGAGCCGATTGCCGATGCTGTGCGTGGGATTCTAGACGGCCACGTGGTGCTAACACGGCGATTAGCGGAACGTAATCACTATCCCTCAATTGACGTACTGCAGAGCGTGAGCCGGCTCGCAAATGACCTTAGCCGCCCCGATCACTTGTCTTTAGTCGCGAAGGCCCGTAATCTGCTTGCTGTCTACCGACAGAACGAAGACCTGATTAATATAGGTGCCTATGTTAAGGGGTCAAGTCCTGTTATCGACGAAGCCATCGACACAGTACCCCTCATTATGCGGGTGTTAGCACAAGAGATTGACGAGCGCACATCTCTCGATGACGCATTGCGTGCCCTAGGACAGGTCGTAAAGAGGTGA
- the fliG gene encoding flagellar motor switch protein FliG, with amino-acid sequence MAREKRVTGIQKIAALMISLGPELSAKILKLLPDEDIEVISAQVANTTMVEADFREQVLDEMIQMYEAKGYMLEGGVRYARDVLDRAVGPAKSAEIMRKLTEANAVKPFRFAKKIEPRQLAGVISEEHPQTIALIISYLEPDQAAAVLSLLPNELRPYVARRIATMERVSPEVLTELETVLASKFDSFSNYDFAAAGGIKSLVNILNRVDRATEKMIFEQLDRDDPPLAEEIRKRLFVFEDVIMLDDGAIQRVIREVDSKELALALKGAGAEVSQRIYKNMSKRAAEMLKEDLEFMGPIRLRDVEEAQARIVAVIRKLDEAGEIVIARGGEDAIIV; translated from the coding sequence TTGGCCAGAGAGAAGCGCGTCACAGGCATACAAAAGATTGCTGCGCTCATGATTTCCCTTGGCCCGGAACTCAGCGCCAAAATCCTTAAGCTGTTGCCGGATGAGGACATCGAGGTTATTTCCGCGCAAGTCGCCAATACCACCATGGTAGAAGCCGATTTTCGTGAGCAAGTGCTAGATGAGATGATTCAGATGTACGAGGCTAAGGGGTACATGCTCGAGGGGGGCGTGCGGTACGCGCGAGACGTGTTAGACCGCGCGGTAGGGCCGGCCAAGTCTGCGGAAATTATGCGCAAGCTGACGGAAGCAAATGCCGTTAAGCCGTTCCGTTTCGCCAAGAAGATAGAACCACGGCAGTTAGCGGGAGTTATCAGTGAGGAACATCCCCAAACCATTGCCCTAATTATCTCCTACCTTGAGCCGGACCAAGCCGCCGCGGTCCTTTCTCTTCTCCCAAATGAACTGCGTCCATACGTAGCGAGGCGTATTGCCACTATGGAACGCGTTTCGCCCGAGGTATTGACCGAGCTAGAGACGGTGCTGGCAAGTAAGTTTGATTCATTTTCCAACTATGATTTTGCCGCTGCGGGCGGCATTAAGTCTTTGGTAAATATACTAAACCGCGTAGACCGCGCTACGGAAAAGATGATCTTCGAGCAGCTCGACCGCGACGACCCCCCCTTAGCCGAGGAAATACGCAAGCGCCTATTTGTTTTTGAAGACGTGATTATGCTTGACGACGGAGCCATTCAGCGCGTTATCCGTGAGGTTGATTCCAAGGAGTTGGCTTTAGCACTTAAGGGCGCCGGTGCGGAAGTCAGCCAACGCATCTACAAAAATATGTCAAAGCGCGCGGCAGAAATGCTAAAAGAAGATCTAGAATTTATGGGCCCGATTCGCTTACGCGATGTGGAAGAAGCCCAAGCGCGCATTGTGGCGGTAATCCGTAAGCTCGATGAAGCCGGGGAGATTGTCATAGCTAGGGGTGGCGAAGATGCCATCATTGTATAA
- the fliF gene encoding flagellar M-ring protein FliF: MKSDQIAAWWGEQDPRRRSLYVVSAAALLIVLVSGVYYATRVEYAPLFSSLDPTQASSIVEALRQENVPYRLTDGGTTVLVPSKQLYDIRIRVAGEGLYNSGVGFELFDQVQLGITDFERRLNYQRALQEELRRTITHYPAVDEARVHLVIPEPSVFTQRAAPASASVTLRLRPFQSLSAEQVKSIVYLVALGVPNLKPENVAIVDVGGRILTEGLGLGDSSAPLALRQSERQRDFEQTLEQRLVQMLERIHGPGKAVAVVTAQMNFDAETVTRITYDSEGQVVRSEQVREETFTGPAGAAGGVAGTGSNIPVYPTTPATGEGTSTYQSTDRTVQYEIGRTESTVVIAPGRIERLSAAVSVNAALTAEETTRLEQLVRAALGLDNTRGDSVHISAGPFNEEHLAEAERQMAALAQREQLQTYIRYGVIGTGALLGFIFLMVLVSRLRKARFDVPAAEGVQLVPLKQALAEAAAARTSAEANIALEKVKELAKQQPEEVAQLVKAWFNEG; this comes from the coding sequence ATGAAGTCTGACCAAATTGCAGCGTGGTGGGGAGAACAAGACCCCCGACGCCGCAGCCTATATGTGGTGTCGGCGGCAGCTCTGTTGATAGTCCTGGTGTCAGGCGTCTATTACGCTACCCGCGTAGAATATGCGCCGCTCTTCTCTAGCCTTGACCCCACGCAGGCTAGTTCAATCGTGGAAGCGCTGCGGCAGGAGAACGTTCCTTACCGTCTGACTGACGGGGGTACTACCGTGCTCGTCCCAAGCAAGCAGCTCTACGATATACGCATACGTGTAGCCGGGGAAGGTTTGTACAACAGCGGTGTCGGCTTCGAGCTGTTTGATCAGGTGCAGTTAGGCATAACCGATTTTGAGCGGCGGCTTAACTACCAGCGTGCTTTACAGGAGGAACTGCGGCGGACTATTACCCACTATCCGGCAGTCGACGAGGCGCGTGTTCACCTCGTGATTCCGGAGCCAAGTGTGTTTACACAGCGAGCTGCTCCCGCTAGCGCTTCGGTTACCTTGCGGCTACGGCCGTTTCAAAGCCTTTCCGCCGAGCAAGTGAAGAGCATCGTCTACCTTGTCGCTCTAGGCGTTCCCAATCTCAAGCCCGAAAATGTCGCTATAGTCGACGTAGGCGGACGCATTCTCACCGAGGGCTTAGGCTTAGGCGACAGCAGCGCTCCGCTTGCCCTGCGGCAATCGGAGCGCCAACGCGACTTTGAGCAGACGCTAGAACAACGACTCGTGCAAATGCTAGAGCGAATTCACGGACCGGGGAAAGCGGTAGCGGTTGTAACCGCACAAATGAACTTCGACGCCGAGACCGTCACCCGCATTACATATGACTCCGAAGGCCAAGTCGTGCGCAGCGAACAAGTGCGCGAAGAGACTTTCACCGGCCCGGCTGGTGCTGCCGGCGGTGTTGCGGGCACAGGCTCAAACATCCCTGTGTATCCCACTACCCCCGCTACAGGTGAGGGAACGAGTACATATCAGAGCACGGACCGCACCGTTCAGTATGAGATTGGCCGCACCGAATCTACCGTAGTGATTGCGCCGGGGAGAATTGAGCGTCTGTCCGCGGCAGTATCGGTAAACGCAGCCCTTACGGCGGAAGAAACGACGCGACTTGAGCAGTTAGTTCGCGCTGCGTTAGGGCTTGACAATACCAGGGGCGATTCGGTGCACATCAGCGCGGGGCCCTTTAACGAGGAGCACTTAGCCGAAGCAGAACGCCAAATGGCTGCGCTTGCACAGCGTGAGCAGCTGCAGACATACATACGTTACGGGGTTATCGGTACGGGCGCGTTACTTGGCTTTATATTCCTGATGGTGCTGGTATCGCGGCTGCGCAAGGCACGTTTTGATGTCCCCGCAGCTGAAGGCGTACAGCTAGTGCCCTTAAAGCAGGCCTTAGCCGAAGCCGCCGCAGCGCGCACGAGCGCTGAGGCGAACATTGCGCTCGAGAAGGTAAAGGAGTTAGCTAAGCAACAGCCCGAAGAGGTCGCGCAGTTAGTGAAGGCATGGTTTAACGAAGGGTAG
- the fliE gene encoding flagellar hook-basal body complex protein FliE, which yields MIKVLPPIAPIAPLPPTTKPPADNTTEQSFAAQLNDALAQVNELQLKADDLAKQLALGEIQDVHQVTVAMAQAQLSLQLAVQVRNKMVEAYQEIARMQV from the coding sequence ATGATTAAGGTGCTACCGCCCATTGCTCCCATTGCCCCACTGCCGCCAACCACCAAGCCACCTGCCGACAACACGACAGAACAAAGTTTCGCTGCGCAACTAAACGATGCGTTAGCACAGGTTAACGAGTTGCAGCTAAAGGCGGACGACCTTGCCAAGCAACTAGCGCTAGGGGAAATACAGGACGTGCATCAAGTGACCGTTGCGATGGCCCAGGCACAGTTGTCTCTGCAGCTTGCGGTGCAAGTGCGCAACAAGATGGTCGAAGCATACCAAGAGATTGCGCGCATGCAGGTCTAG
- the flgC gene encoding flagellar basal body rod protein FlgC, which yields MAVSASALTAEKLRIDVVAQNVANMNTTRTPEGGPYQRRRVVFSELLTDASRHRFVRLPRPGARQGVKVSAVLADERPPRMVHDPDHPDANAEGMVAMPDINIVNEMVDLMTASRAYETNVQVLNVTKSMALRALEIGRG from the coding sequence ATGGCCGTCAGCGCATCGGCCTTGACCGCCGAGAAGCTGCGCATTGACGTGGTCGCGCAGAATGTGGCAAACATGAACACGACTCGCACGCCTGAAGGCGGCCCCTATCAGCGCAGACGCGTCGTATTCTCCGAGCTTTTAACTGACGCCTCTCGTCACCGCTTCGTACGTCTGCCGAGACCCGGGGCTCGCCAAGGTGTTAAGGTGTCGGCTGTGCTCGCTGACGAGAGACCGCCGCGCATGGTGCACGACCCAGACCACCCCGACGCCAATGCCGAGGGTATGGTGGCCATGCCGGACATTAACATCGTCAATGAGATGGTTGACCTTATGACGGCTTCGCGCGCCTACGAGACTAACGTACAAGTGCTTAATGTCACTAAGTCGATGGCGCTACGGGCGCTAGAAATTGGCAGAGGGTAG
- the flgB gene encoding flagellar basal body rod protein FlgB, whose protein sequence is MRVSVIDLLSRAMDAAALRQRVVANNVANANTPGFKRSFVSFEEHVREAVARRNVTAASLEPRVHIDTATSLREDGNNVSVDHEMVLMAANAIQFQALSQQLSDRFSMYRYVINEGRR, encoded by the coding sequence ATGCGAGTCAGTGTTATCGACCTTCTCTCACGCGCCATGGATGCTGCGGCACTTAGACAGCGAGTCGTGGCCAACAATGTCGCGAACGCCAATACACCCGGCTTCAAGCGCAGCTTCGTGTCTTTTGAAGAGCACGTGCGCGAAGCGGTTGCGCGGCGTAACGTCACTGCGGCGAGTTTAGAGCCTCGGGTACATATCGACACCGCTACGTCCCTAAGGGAAGACGGCAACAACGTGAGCGTAGATCACGAAATGGTGCTTATGGCTGCCAACGCTATTCAGTTTCAGGCGCTTTCACAGCAATTAAGCGACCGGTTCTCCATGTACCGCTACGTCATTAACGAAGGGAGGCGATAA
- a CDS encoding flagellar protein FlaG → MKVQGTEPVVLTKVVDMAARREVRDTQRSTIDMNLNARRERTGGRQDTAAPSEVRTYDEAIERINATMYALSIRLKFEKHESSGEYMVRIINEESNEVIREIPPERTLDMVAHLQRLIGVILDERA, encoded by the coding sequence GTGAAAGTTCAGGGAACGGAACCCGTTGTGTTGACGAAGGTTGTGGATATGGCGGCGCGGCGCGAGGTCAGGGACACGCAGCGCTCCACCATTGACATGAACTTAAACGCTCGCCGTGAGAGGACGGGTGGGCGCCAGGACACGGCGGCGCCGTCTGAGGTGCGGACGTACGACGAGGCGATCGAGCGCATCAATGCCACTATGTACGCGCTGAGTATTCGGCTCAAGTTTGAGAAGCACGAGTCATCGGGCGAGTATATGGTGCGCATCATTAACGAGGAGAGCAACGAAGTTATCCGCGAAATCCCGCCGGAGCGCACGCTCGACATGGTTGCTCACCTGCAGCGCCTAATAGGCGTAATTTTGGATGAGAGAGCCTAA
- the fliS gene encoding flagellar export chaperone FliS, translated as MAMPNPYATYQEQSVFTASQADLTLMLYNGCIKFLSRAELAMQRKDVPGANDALLRAQDIILEFMATLDMQYDISHQLMALYEYLRRRMIEANLRKEITIVQECLSLVTELRDTWAKAVKLSRGQVG; from the coding sequence ATGGCCATGCCTAATCCCTACGCTACATACCAAGAACAGAGCGTGTTTACCGCTTCGCAGGCCGACTTGACCCTTATGCTCTACAACGGCTGCATTAAGTTCCTAAGCCGTGCGGAGCTGGCCATGCAGAGAAAGGACGTGCCCGGCGCTAACGATGCACTGCTCCGCGCACAGGACATTATCCTTGAGTTTATGGCCACCTTAGACATGCAGTACGACATTTCGCACCAGTTGATGGCTCTTTACGAGTATCTGCGTCGCCGTATGATTGAGGCTAACCTCCGCAAAGAGATAACCATTGTTCAGGAATGTCTAAGTTTGGTGACGGAGCTGCGCGACACCTGGGCGAAGGCGGTGAAGTTAAGCCGTGGGCAAGTTGGGTGA
- the fliD gene encoding flagellar filament capping protein FliD — MTIRPTTRIGGIASGLDTETMVRDMVRAHRVRVDRLTQNRTQLEWRRDDLRALNTQLTTLRNRTFDMTLQGAYRRFNVASSNEAVVTATATGNASAMALEFSAITRLAGSTRATSTGSIVLAPHTTIDANAPLAQLISAGQIDGAALPGTFDVTVFNHNQAGTRVSETFTVNTATDSLNSVLSRISSSQTLGLQAFYDTFSGRVSITSRFPGNNNPAAADMGFEGAGAAFFNTTLRMAVQDGQNAQFTLNGLATERGTNNFTINGVAFTLRNTLAPGAAATVTVTPDHDAVVRNIEDFVKSYNDTLERFNTALTAERHRDFLPLTDEQRKEMSEDDIKRWQERARSGLLRGDDGLERIVNRMRRDFNDPVSDTTLRQMSVIGIRTMHHGEGGRLHIDTTKLRAELEKDSGAVQDLFAKTAQRLRSSLDTSVRELNAQAGAASSFLRADSSVIGQQMQRLNDRIVREEDRISRVEDRLWRQFTSLERAMERMNSQSAWLAQQFAPRQQ, encoded by the coding sequence ATGACCATTCGCCCTACGACGCGCATAGGCGGCATAGCCAGTGGGCTGGACACCGAAACCATGGTGCGAGATATGGTGCGCGCCCACAGAGTACGTGTCGATAGGTTGACGCAGAACCGCACGCAACTAGAGTGGCGCCGTGACGACTTGCGTGCTCTTAATACGCAGCTTACTACGCTCCGCAACCGCACTTTTGATATGACACTGCAGGGAGCTTATCGCCGCTTCAACGTGGCTAGCAGTAACGAAGCTGTGGTGACGGCGACCGCCACAGGCAATGCTTCGGCTATGGCGCTTGAGTTTTCTGCTATAACGAGGCTGGCTGGTTCTACGCGGGCCACATCGACGGGCAGTATAGTGTTAGCACCCCATACGACGATTGATGCCAACGCGCCACTTGCTCAACTTATCAGTGCAGGCCAAATCGATGGAGCCGCACTGCCGGGAACATTCGACGTGACGGTGTTTAACCACAACCAAGCGGGCACCCGAGTCAGCGAAACCTTTACCGTAAACACTGCGACCGACAGCTTAAACTCCGTACTTAGTCGCATCAGTAGTTCACAGACGTTAGGCTTGCAGGCCTTTTACGATACGTTCTCGGGTAGAGTGAGCATAACCTCGCGCTTTCCCGGCAACAACAATCCCGCTGCGGCCGACATGGGCTTTGAGGGCGCAGGAGCAGCCTTCTTTAACACTACGCTGCGCATGGCGGTACAGGACGGACAAAACGCGCAGTTTACCTTAAACGGCCTGGCTACCGAGCGTGGGACGAACAATTTCACCATTAACGGGGTTGCATTTACGTTGCGCAACACTCTTGCCCCGGGAGCAGCGGCCACCGTTACGGTGACACCCGATCACGACGCGGTAGTCCGCAATATCGAGGATTTCGTTAAATCATACAACGATACCCTCGAGAGATTTAACACCGCGCTTACCGCCGAGCGCCACCGCGACTTTTTACCGCTCACGGACGAACAGAGAAAAGAGATGAGCGAAGATGACATAAAGCGATGGCAAGAGCGCGCGCGCAGCGGCTTGCTGCGCGGCGACGACGGCCTCGAGCGCATAGTCAATCGCATGCGCAGGGACTTTAACGACCCGGTGAGCGATACCACCTTGCGGCAAATGTCTGTTATCGGCATACGCACTATGCATCACGGCGAAGGCGGTCGCCTGCATATTGACACAACCAAGCTCCGGGCGGAGCTAGAAAAAGACAGCGGAGCAGTGCAGGACCTGTTTGCCAAAACAGCGCAACGCCTGCGCTCCTCGCTTGACACAAGTGTGCGGGAGCTAAACGCCCAAGCAGGTGCCGCCAGTAGCTTCCTGCGCGCCGACAGCAGCGTCATCGGGCAGCAAATGCAGCGCTTAAACGACCGCATCGTGCGCGAGGAAGACCGCATCTCTCGCGTCGAAGACCGGCTCTGGCGTCAGTTTACCTCACTGGAGCGCGCTATGGAGCGCATGAACAGCCAGAGCGCGTGGCTCGCGCAGCAATTTGCACCGCGGCAGCAGTAG
- a CDS encoding flagellin — protein sequence MRINSNMSALNTYRQLTANQAAGARSLERLSSGLRINRAGDDAAGLAISEKMRGQIRGLTQASRNAQDGISLIQTAEGALNETHSILQRMRELAVQASNDTNTVTDRAEIQKEVNQLTSEITRIGNNTEFNTKKVINGDMTGAGTGAVMERQTLSFPSVVLATPHPNVVLSIGGENYNIAFAHAVAQGTNTVDTATNTVTIGTATITDLGTNVASALNQLFGLEPSNSLRDFTITGTATNISIEAKSTGSFAGAAGAESIRLLSGLVAQALVQNTNGADGIGGQSHLQIGANQGQQFTVAISDMRALQNLRISGTGSGSAHGVVAEAFFTTTVLTDRSGVPNEFALDVSTASRATAAITVMDNAMTLVSAERSRLGAFQNRLEHTINNLGTSAENLTAAESRVRDVDMAKEMMEFTKNNILSQAAQAMLAQANQLPQGVLQLLR from the coding sequence ATGAGAATCAACTCCAACATGTCGGCACTCAACACGTATCGGCAGTTAACTGCCAATCAAGCTGCAGGGGCGAGGTCGCTCGAACGACTGTCTTCAGGGCTACGCATTAATCGTGCTGGTGATGACGCTGCGGGCTTGGCTATCTCGGAAAAAATGCGTGGCCAGATTCGCGGTCTCACTCAGGCTTCCCGCAACGCTCAAGACGGCATATCGCTTATCCAAACTGCCGAAGGCGCCCTAAATGAAACCCACTCAATTCTGCAGCGCATGCGTGAGTTAGCGGTACAGGCCTCCAACGATACAAACACCGTTACTGACCGCGCTGAAATCCAAAAAGAGGTAAATCAGCTGACCTCGGAGATAACTAGGATTGGTAACAACACTGAGTTTAACACCAAGAAAGTCATTAATGGCGATATGACGGGCGCTGGCACAGGTGCAGTCATGGAGAGACAAACTCTTTCCTTCCCCTCAGTTGTGCTAGCGACACCGCACCCGAACGTTGTGCTTTCCATCGGTGGAGAGAACTATAATATTGCGTTTGCTCACGCAGTTGCACAAGGAACAAACACTGTCGACACGGCTACCAATACAGTAACCATCGGCACCGCGACGATTACTGATCTTGGCACAAACGTTGCAAGTGCACTAAACCAGCTGTTTGGCTTAGAGCCAAGCAATTCCCTCAGGGATTTCACAATCACAGGCACCGCGACTAATATTAGCATAGAGGCCAAGAGCACCGGGTCTTTTGCTGGTGCCGCAGGTGCGGAATCCATCAGGCTGCTCTCGGGTTTGGTCGCTCAGGCCCTTGTGCAGAATACCAACGGAGCCGACGGTATCGGCGGTCAATCCCACTTGCAGATTGGGGCTAATCAAGGCCAGCAGTTTACTGTAGCGATTTCTGACATGAGAGCCCTACAGAACTTGAGGATCTCCGGGACGGGATCTGGCAGTGCTCATGGAGTTGTGGCTGAAGCATTCTTTACTACAACGGTGCTTACAGACAGAAGCGGAGTGCCCAATGAGTTTGCTCTTGATGTTTCCACTGCTAGCAGGGCAACTGCGGCAATTACCGTTATGGACAACGCTATGACTCTGGTTTCTGCTGAACGTTCGCGACTGGGCGCCTTCCAGAACCGACTCGAGCATACAATTAACAACCTAGGCACCTCAGCCGAGAACTTAACGGCTGCCGAGTCCCGCGTTCGCGACGTAGACATGGCGAAGGAAATGATGGAGTTCACCAAGAACAACATCCTATCCCAAGCTGCACAAGCGATGCTCGCTCAGGCCAACCAGTTGCCGCAGGGAGTACTGCAACTGCTCAGGTAG
- the csrA gene encoding carbon storage regulator CsrA, with product MLVLSRKVGEKVRIGDDIELTVIEVRGEAVRIGITAPRGVPIYRQELLDAVREENRAAAGVQPPAASRQAPGELAALGAQLTARRGESGKANGNRES from the coding sequence ATGCTCGTTCTATCCCGCAAAGTAGGGGAGAAAGTGCGTATAGGAGACGACATCGAGCTCACCGTAATCGAGGTGCGCGGCGAAGCCGTGCGCATCGGCATCACCGCGCCGCGCGGCGTGCCGATCTACCGGCAAGAGCTGCTTGATGCGGTGCGGGAGGAGAATAGGGCGGCGGCGGGGGTTCAGCCGCCGGCCGCCAGCCGCCAGGCGCCAGGGGAATTAGCTGCGCTCGGCGCTCAGCTCACAGCCCGCAGGGGGGAGAGCGGGAAGGCGAATGGCAATCGTGAATCGTGA
- the fliW gene encoding flagellar assembly protein FliW yields the protein MIVHSSRLGEVTVRPDDLISFPAGFIGLPEWQSAVLAPFSPEVPLLQWLQFTHDADAAFLLLDIAQFAPDYDVALARQVAELKETSHVFTIVSVPNGDFSRATTNLLAPVVIERNPAGSPVGKQVILHDTAYPLRHSLFRSDD from the coding sequence GTGATTGTACATAGCTCCAGGCTTGGTGAGGTTACGGTAAGGCCCGATGACCTCATTTCTTTTCCCGCCGGATTTATTGGCTTACCCGAGTGGCAGAGCGCCGTATTGGCGCCGTTCTCGCCCGAGGTGCCGCTCCTTCAGTGGCTACAGTTTACCCACGACGCCGATGCCGCCTTCTTACTGCTCGATATCGCCCAGTTTGCCCCAGACTATGATGTCGCACTGGCTAGGCAAGTGGCCGAGCTTAAAGAGACTTCGCATGTGTTTACGATTGTTTCTGTGCCTAACGGCGACTTTTCGCGCGCCACCACGAATCTACTTGCCCCGGTAGTCATCGAACGAAACCCTGCCGGCTCTCCCGTCGGCAAGCAGGTAATCCTGCATGATACTGCGTACCCATTGCGCCATTCCTTGTTTAGGAGTGATGACTGA